From the genome of Argentina anserina chromosome 4, drPotAnse1.1, whole genome shotgun sequence, one region includes:
- the LOC126791954 gene encoding alpha-xylosidase 1, with translation MWSSTTTTLCLSSFLLVLALCFSGAFSYTNPKIIGKGYRLISVEEIPDGGILGLLQLKTKSKTFGPDIPLLQLFVKHETDQRLRVHITDAQKQRWEVPYNILPREKPPTLKQSIGTAKDPITVSEYSGSELIFSYTADPFGFAVRRTSDNQVLFNTSSDSSTDPYGEMVFKDQYLEISTKLPKDASLYGLGENSQPHGIKIYPNDPYTLYTTDTSAINLNTDLYGSHPVYMDLRNVGGEAYAHGVLLLNSNGMDVFYRGNSLTYKIIGGVLDFYFFSGTSPLAVVDQYTSFIGRPAPMPYWSLGFHQCRWGYHNLSVVEDVVENYQKAQIPLDVMWTDDDHMDVRKDFTLSPTNFPRPKLLAFLDKIHKRGMKYVVIVDPGIGINNTYGVYTRGLANDVFIKYENEPYVAQVWPGAVNFPDFLNPKTVSWWAEEVKRFHELVPVDGLWIDMNEVSNFCSGKCTMPKDGRQCPKPGIPGWICCLDCKNITNTRWDDPPYKINASGTQVPLGFKTIATSAYHYNGVLEYDAHSLYGFTQTIATHQGLQGIAGKRPFILTRSTYVGSGKYAAHWTGDNKGTWDDLKISISTILNFGIFGVPMVGSDICGFYPAPTEELCNRWIEVGAFYPFSRDHANFASPRQELYQWESVAISGRNALGMRYKLLPYLYTLTYEAHISGAPIARPLFFSFPTYTECYGLSTQFLLGSGLMISPVLEEKKTEVKALFPPGSWYSIFDMTQAVNSKGQYVTLDAPLHVVNVHLYQNNILPMQQGGMVSKDARMTPFSLVVTFPAGASNATAKGKIYIDDDELPEMKLGNGYSTYVNLYATVSEGYVKVWSEVQEGKFALDQGLIVEKVSVLGLGATGGVSALEVDGATVASDSNIELSTLDQEHQEDVEEGENKTKSVMVQVSGLSLPVGKNFAMSWKMGVKG, from the exons ATGTGGTCTTCTACCACCACCACACTATGCCTATCTTCCTTTCTCCTAGTTCTAGCTCTCTGTTTCTCCGGCGCATTCTCTTACACCAACCCCAAGATCATCGGTAAAGGCTACCGTCTCATCTCCGTTGAAGAAATCCCCGACGGCGGCATTCTCGGCCTCCTCCAGCTCAAAACCAAGTCCAAAACCTTCGGCCCCGACATCCCTCTCTTACAGCTCTTTGTCAA GCACGAGACGGATCAACGGCTCAGAGTCCACATCACCGATGCTCAGAAGCAGCGGTGGGAGGTACCCTACAACATCTTACCCAGAGAGAAGCCTCCGACGCTGAAACAGAGCATTGGGACAGCAAAGGATCCCATTACAGTCTCCGAGTACTCAGGCTCCGAGCTCATCTTCAGCTACACCGCAGACCCTTTTGGGTTTGCGGTGAGGCGAACATCCGACAACCAAGTCCTCTTCAACACGAGCTCTGATTCTTCCACAGACCCTTATGGAGAAATGGTGTTTAAAGACCAGTACCTTGAGATCTCCACTAAGCTTCCCAAAGATGCATCCCTTTATGGGTTGGGGGAGAACTCCCAGCCACATGGGATCAAAATCTACCCAAATGATCCTTATACTCTTTACACCACTGATACCTCTGCCATCAATCTCAACACTGACTTGTATGGCTCCCACCCAGTTTACATGGATCTGAGGAATGTGGGTGGTGAGGCTTATGCTCATGGTGTTCTGCTGCTCAACAGTAATGGAATGGATGTGTTTTATAGAGGCAACTCTTTGACATATAAGATCATTGGGGGTGTGCTTGATTTCTACTTCTTTTCTGGGACTAGTCCACTGGCTGTGGTTGACCAGTACACTTCTTTCATTGGCAGACCTGCTCCAATGCCTTACTGGTCTCTTG GATTCCACCAATGCAGATGGGGTTACCACAACTTATCTGTGGTTGAAGATGTCGTTGAGAATTATCAAAAGGCTCAAATCCCTCTAGATGTTATGTGGACTGATGATGATCACATGGATGTGCGCAAAGACTTCACTCTCAGCCCCACTAACTTCCCCCGGCCAAAGCTTCTGGCATTCCTAGACAAAATTCATAAGAGAGGCATGAAGTATGTTGTCATTGTCGATCCTGGAATTGGTATTAACAACACGTATGGTGTGTACACAAGAGGTCTTGCTAATGATGTattcatcaagtatgaaaATGAACCTTACGTTGCCCAGGTTTGGCCGGGGGCTGTAAACTTCCCTGACTTTCTCAATCCAAAAACTGTTTCATGGTGGGCTGAGGAGGTCAAGCGCTTTCATGAGCTTGTGCCTGTTGATGGTTTATGGATTGACATGAATGAGGTTTCAAATTTTTGTTCTGGGAAATGCACGATGCCAAAGGACGGAAGACAGTGCCCTAAACCGGGTATTCCTGGCTGGATATGTTGCTTGGATTGCAAGAACATTACAAACACGAGATGGGATGATCCACCATACAAGATAAATGCTTCAGGCACGCAAGTCCCCTTGGGATTCAAAACCATTGCCACTAGTGCATATCATTACAATGGCGTTTTGGAGTATGATGCTCACAGTTTGTATGGATTTACGCAAACTATAGCAACACATCAAGGTCTTCAAGGCATTGCAGGCAAGCGGCCGTTCATCTTAACCCGCTCCACTTATGTTGGTTCAGGCAAGTATGCTGCACACTGGACAGGTGATAATAAGGGAACTTGGGATGATTTGAAAATCTCAATCTCTACTATCCTCAATTTTGGAATATTTGGTGTGCCAATGGTTGGCTCAGATATATGCGGGTTCTATCCAGCACCTACTGAAGAACTTTGCAATCGTTGGATTGAAGTAGGTGCTTTCTACCCCTTCTCCAGGGATCATGCAAACTTCGCTTCCCCAAGGCAAGAGCTTTATCAGTGGGAGTCAGTAGCTATCTCTGGTCGAAATGCACTAGGTATGAGGTATAAGCTCCTTCCTTATCTGTACACTTTGACCTACGAAGCTCATATAAGTGGAGCTCCAATTGCAAGGCcacttttcttctctttcccaACATATACTGAATGCTATGGGTTGAGTACTCAATTCTTGCTAGGGAGCGGTCTTATGATCTCCCCCGTtcttgaggaaaaaaaaactgaggtAAAAGCATTGTTTCCCCCTGGAAGCTGGTACAGTATATTTGATATGACACAGGCTGTTAATTCAAAGGGACAATATGTCACACTGGATGCCCCTTTGCATGTAGTTAATGTGCATTTGTATCAGAACAACATTCTACCAATGCAGCAGGGAGGAATGGTATCTAAAGATGCAAGGATGACTCCTTTTAGCCTTGTAGTAACCTTCCCAGCTGGTGCAAGTAATGCAACAGCAAAAGGGAAGATTTACATTGATGACGATGAGCTTCCAGAAATGAAACTCGGAAATGGCTACTCCACATATGTCAATCTCTATGCAACCGTAAGCGAAGGATATGTGAAAGTGTGGTCAGAAGTTCAGGAGGGAAAATTTGCTCTAGACCAAGGTTTGATTGTTGAGAAGGTGAGTGTGCTGGGATTGGGTGCAACCGGAGGAGTATCAGCTCTCGAGGTTGATGGAGCCACAGTGGCAAGTGATTCGAACATAGAGCTAAGCACATTGGATCAGGAACACCAAGAGGATGTGGAAGAGGGAGAGAACAAAACCAAGAGTGTAATGGTTCAGGTCAGTGGTTTGTCACTTCCTGTGGGGAAGAACTTTGCCATGTCCTGGAAAATGGGTGTCAAAGGTTGA